One Triticum dicoccoides isolate Atlit2015 ecotype Zavitan chromosome 4B, WEW_v2.0, whole genome shotgun sequence genomic window carries:
- the LOC119292378 gene encoding mitochondrial import inner membrane translocase subunit TIM23-1-like gives MADPRLYPSGSAPHRDESTTDGSGRRLYNPYQDLNIPTAYKNLYDLPTSPEFLFQEEALVQRRSWGENLTYYTGVGYLSGAVAGAAVGLREAAHAAERGDTAKIRANRLLNSCGSAGRRVGNRLGVIGLLYAGMESGMVTARDGQDDWINSVVAGLGTGALFRAAQGPRSAAVAGAVGGVLAAAAMAAKQAAKRYAPARLLID, from the coding sequence atggccgatcCGCGGCTCTACCCGTCGGGATCCGCCCCTCACCGCGACGAATCCACCACCGACGGCTCCGGCCGCCGGCTCTACAACCCGTACCAGGACCTCAACATCCCCACCGCCTACAAGAACCTCTACGACCTCCCCACCTCCCCCGAGTTCCTCTTCCAGGAGGAGGCCCTCGTCCAGCGCCGCTCCTGGGGCGAGAACCTCACCTACTACACCGGCGTCGGCTACCTCTCCGGCGCAGTCGCGGGCGCAGCCGTCGGCCTGCGCGAGGCCGCACACGCCGCCGAGCGCGGCGACACCGCCAAGATCCGCGCCAACCGCCTCCTCAACTCGTGCGGCTCCGCCGGACGCCGCGTCGGCAACAGGCTGGGCGTCATCGGCCTCCTCTACGCCGGCATGGAGAGCGGCATGGTCACCGCCCGGGACGGCCAGGACGACTGGATCAACAGCGTTGTCGCGGGGCTCGGCACAGGCGCCCTCTTCCGGGCCGCCCAGGGCCCCAGGTCCGCTGCCGTCGCCGGCGCCGTCGGAGgggtcctcgccgccgccgccatggccgccaaGCAGGCAGCCAAGAGATACGCGCCCGCCCGCcttctgattgattga